AGATCCGGGCCGTGCCCGTCCCGGTGAACTACCGCTACGTCGCCGGCGAGCTGCACCACGTGCTCGCCGACTCCGACTCGGTGGCGCTGATCGCCGAGCGGTCGCTGCTGGAGAAGGTCCAGGAGATCCGCGGCGACCTGCCGAAGCTGCGGCACGTGATCGTCTTGGAGGACGGCGGCGCGAACGAGGTCCCCGACTCGGTCGAGTTCGAGACCGCCATCAAGGACGCCCCGTCCACCGACGACTTCCCCGAGCGCTCCAACGACGACCGCTACATCATGTACACCGGCGGCACCACCGGGTACCCCAAGGGCGTCGAGTGGCGCTGCGAGGACATCTTCTTCGGCGCGATGGGCGGCGGCAACGTCCTCGGCGACCCCATCACCAGCCCCGACGCCATCCGCGCCAACGCCGAGCAGCCCGCCATGGCGGTGCTCGACTGCGCCCCCGTCATGCACGGCGCCGGCCAGTGGGTCGCGTGCATGGGGCTGTTCAGCGGGGCCAAGGTCGTCCTCTACACCGACCACAACTTCGTTCCCGCCGACGTGCTCCACCTCCTCGCCGAGGAGGAGGCCAACGTGCTCTTCGTGGTCGGCGACGTGATGGCCCGGCCGCTCGCCAAGGAGCTGGCCAAGGGCGGGTACGACACCTCGTCGCTGTTCGCCATCGGTTCCGGCGGCGCGCCGCTCACCGAGGGCGCCAAGGACGCGATCCTCGCGGAGCTGCCGAGCATGATGTTCCTCGACAACTACGGGGCCTCCGAGACCGGCGCGTGCGGCCCGTCCATCGGCGGCAAGGAGGGCACCGCCCGCTTCATGATGAAGCCGGGCATCACCGTCCTCGACGACGACCTGAAGCAGGTCCGCCCGGGCGAGATCGGTCGCCTCGCGCGCAGCGGGCACATCCCGGTCGGCTACTACAACGACCCCGCCAAGACGGCCTCGACGTTCTTCACCGACGCCGAGGGCGTCCGCTGGTCGGTGCCCGGCGACTTCGCGTCGCTGGAGGAGGACGGCAGCATCGTGCTGCTCGGCCGGGGCTCGCTGGTCATCAACACCGGCGGCGAGAAGGTCTACCCCGAAGAGGTCGAGGTCGCCCTCAAGGACCACCCGGACGTGTACGACTGCGTCGTGGTGGGGCTGCCGGACGAGCGGTTCGGTCAGTCCGTCGCCGCCGTGGTCGCCCCCCGGGCGGGCGCCGCGCCGACGCTGGAGGAGCTGACCGAGCACTGTCGCGGCCGGCTCGCCGGCTACAAGCTCCCGCGCCGGCTCGAACTCGTCCCGGAGGTGCAGCGCACCGCCGTCGGCAAGAGCGACTACAAGTGGGCCAAATCCGTTCTCGCGGTCAAGGATTGATGGTGCGGCGCGGGGCGTGACTTGAGGCCCGTTGCGCAATAAACCACCACATGAGGGTCGAAGCGGAGGAACCGCTCGCCGGACGGTACCAACTGCTCTCGGTCATCGGCAGAGGCGGCATGGGAACCGTCTGGCGGGCGTACGACGAAAGGCTCGACCGGACCGTGGCCGTCAAGGAGACGGTCCTTCCGGAGGGGCTCACGGAGGGCGAGCGGCGGGCCGTGTGCCGCCGTCTCGTCGCCGAGGCGCGCGCCACCGCCGCGCTGCGGCACCCCGGCGTGGTCACCGTGTACGACGTGGTCATCGTGGGCGGACGCCCCTGGATCGTCATGGAGTTATTACGGGCCAGATCCCTGCACGAGGTGCTCGCCAGGGACGGCCCGCTGCCCTCCGCACGGGCGGCCGAGGTGGGTCGCGCGGTGCTCGACGTGCTCCGCGCGGCGCACGCCAAGGGGATTCTGCATCGTGACGTCAAACCCGGCAATGTGATGCTGGCCGACGACGGGCGGATTCTCCTCACCGATTTCGGATTGGCCGTCCATATGCTCAACGGGAACACCATCGTCGACACGATGGTGTCCGGTATCGAGGGCTCTCCGGCCTATCTGGCCCCGGAACAGGTGCTGGGCGCCCCCGGGGCCGCGACCTCCGATCTGTGGTCGCTCGGCGTCACCCTTTACGCCGCCGTTCAGGGCTCCTCCCCGTTCCACCGGGCCCACGCGCTGGCGACGATGGTCGCCGTTCTGCTCGGCGAGTACGAGCCGCCCGACAACGCCGCGCCGCCGTTGCGCGCCCTCATCGACGGGCTGCTCCGGCAGGACCCCGCCGCCAGGCTCGGCACCGCCGAGGTGGGTCGGCTGCTCGACATCGCGGCCGGCGTCGACCGCGTCGCCCACTCCCGCCCGTTCCCGTTCCGTCGCCCGCGCGCCGCCGCGCTGGCCG
The DNA window shown above is from Thermomonospora umbrina and carries:
- a CDS encoding acyl-CoA synthetase; its protein translation is MARTYNLADLLELLAEAGPDRPAVVAGEERRSYRELNERASKVGHHLAAAGVKAGEHVAILSWNRVEWMETFLGIFKIRAVPVPVNYRYVAGELHHVLADSDSVALIAERSLLEKVQEIRGDLPKLRHVIVLEDGGANEVPDSVEFETAIKDAPSTDDFPERSNDDRYIMYTGGTTGYPKGVEWRCEDIFFGAMGGGNVLGDPITSPDAIRANAEQPAMAVLDCAPVMHGAGQWVACMGLFSGAKVVLYTDHNFVPADVLHLLAEEEANVLFVVGDVMARPLAKELAKGGYDTSSLFAIGSGGAPLTEGAKDAILAELPSMMFLDNYGASETGACGPSIGGKEGTARFMMKPGITVLDDDLKQVRPGEIGRLARSGHIPVGYYNDPAKTASTFFTDAEGVRWSVPGDFASLEEDGSIVLLGRGSLVINTGGEKVYPEEVEVALKDHPDVYDCVVVGLPDERFGQSVAAVVAPRAGAAPTLEELTEHCRGRLAGYKLPRRLELVPEVQRTAVGKSDYKWAKSVLAVKD
- a CDS encoding serine/threonine-protein kinase; this translates as MRVEAEEPLAGRYQLLSVIGRGGMGTVWRAYDERLDRTVAVKETVLPEGLTEGERRAVCRRLVAEARATAALRHPGVVTVYDVVIVGGRPWIVMELLRARSLHEVLARDGPLPSARAAEVGRAVLDVLRAAHAKGILHRDVKPGNVMLADDGRILLTDFGLAVHMLNGNTIVDTMVSGIEGSPAYLAPEQVLGAPGAATSDLWSLGVTLYAAVQGSSPFHRAHALATMVAVLLGEYEPPDNAAPPLRALIDGLLRQDPAARLGTAEVGRLLDIAAGVDRVAHSRPFPFRRPRAAALAGIATLAATVIVVGAWTARVRPDDTLAVLSSDDQVSRTVAYHEPDGYVVEIPAGWVRADEKDGVHWHDPANGRHLRITPVRGDPLTGLREAERDATHSGTYPGYRRLRLEAAPEVARDAAEWEFITRGAHRLTSRMAGYEFQFSAPERRWTPGQRLYDAILRTFRS